CCGGGGCCATCGGCGTTGGGATGGTGGACGCCGGGCAGGCCATGCTCTCGCTTGGAACCTCCGGGGTTTATTTCGCCGTAAGCGACGGTTTTCGCAGCAAACCGGAAAGCGCGGTACACAGTTTTTGCCATGCGTTACCCAACCGCTGGCACCTGATGTCGGTGATGCTCAGCGCGGCTTCCTGCCTTGACTGGGCGGCAAAACTCACCGGTCTGGGCAGCGTTCCGGCCCTGCTGGCGGCGGCTGAACAGGCTAATCAGGAGGCGGGCGTCGTCTGGTTCCTGCCCTATCTCTCCGGTGAAAGAACGCCGCATAACAATCCTCAGGCCAAAGGCACCTTCTTCGGTCTGACCCATCAGCATGGCCCGGCCGAGCTTGCCCGAGCGGTGCTGGAGGGCGTGGGTTACGCGCTGGCGGACGGCATGGATGTTGTTCATGAATGCGGCATTACGCCGGACAGCGTCACGCTGATTGGCGGCGGCGCGCGCAGCCCCTACTGGCGGCAAATGCTGGCCGATATCAGCGGTCAGGTGCTGGACTACCGCACCGGTGGCGACGTTGGGCCCGCGCTTGGCGCGGCTCGCCTGGCGCAAATCGCACTCTCGCCCGGGCAGCCTTTGCTGGCGCTGCTGCCTCCGCTACCGCTGGAGCAAACTCATCAGCCAGATTTTGCTCGCCACCAACGCTACGCCGGGCGACGCCAGGTGTTTAACCAGATTTACCAGCATCTGCTGCCGCTGATGTCCTGACGACCGTGAGAGGAACAAGATGAGAGGCATCGTCTCAAACCAACTGCATCCTGTCCGTTTTTGGTATTAGCATCCGTGATATGCCTTGTCAGAATGGTTTTCAGCAAACCAACGAGGAGTCCGAATATGTCACGTACCGCCCTGATTAACATCGATACCCAACAGTCGTTCTTCCACCGGAGTTACTGGCGGGAGAACGATGTCCCTGCGTTTCAGCAGGCGATGCTGATGCTTATTGCGGGCTGCCAGAAAAAGGGCATACCGGTGGTGGATATCTTCCACGTGGATGAAGACGATGTTTTTTCACTGGCGTCCGGGTTTGTTACGCCGATGCCATTTTTACAGCATCAGCCCGCGGTCAGCTTCCAGAAACACGTCCACAACGCGTTTACCGATACCGGGCTGGATCATTGGCTCCGCACCCGAGACATCAACCACCTGATTATCTGTGGGATCCGCACCGAGCAATGCTGTGAAACCACCACGCGCGTTGCCTCTGACCTCGGCTACCGGGTTTCTTTCGTGAGCGAAGCCATGCTGACCTTCCCGATGACCTGGAAAGGCGTTACGCTGGACACCGCCACCCTGCGCCACCGCACTGAAACCGTGCTGGCAGGGCGGTTTGCCGAGATACAAACCGTCGTCGAATGTCTGGAGTCGCTGGAATGAGAACAGGTGTCTGGTTTGTGGTGCTGCCGGGGGTTTTGTCCCTCGATCTGAGCGGCCCGGCGGAAACGCTGGTGCTGGCGAGGAACGCGTTTGAGCTGCACTACATTGGCCCGGACTCTGAGGTTGAAACCTCTATTGGCCTGACCTTCAGCGGCATTCAGCCGTTACCGCAACGGCTTCCCGCCGGGAGCCTGCTGGTCTTGCCCGGCGTATGCGATTCCAACCGATTTTTTGCCACGCCGCAGGCGGAAGAGGTCAGACGCTGGTTAACTCGCCTGCAGCCGCAAATTCATAGTCAGCAACTTAATCTGATGTGCGTCTGCTCAGGGGCGCTGCTGGCCGCGCGAGCGGGATTGATGCACGGTATTCAGTGCACCACGCACCATGATGTCCTTGAGCGATTAAAGGCGGCGGCGCCGGGGGCACAGGTAAAAGACAACAGAATTTTTGTTGAAGACCAGGGGATTTGGACCAGCGCCGGGATCACTTCCGGTATCGATCTTTCTCTGCATTTGATTAACCGCTACTGCGGCCCGAGGGTGGCGCTGGAGGTGGCCAGAGAGATGGTGGTCTGGTTCCGCCGCTCGGGTGACGATCCGCAGCTTTCGCCCTGGCTTCGCTACCGCAACCACATTCACCCCGCCGTGCATCGCGCGCAGGATCTGCTTTCCGCTTCTCCGGAATCACCCTGGCCGGTGCCTGCGATCGCCAGCCGGGTTCACGTTAGCCCGCGGCACTTATCCCGCCTCTTTCAGCAGCACCTGGGGATATCCGTGCGCGACTATCTGGAACAACTGCGGCTAGCCGTGGCGGAACAGCGTCTACAGCAGGGGCAGCGCATGGAGCAGGCCGCCATTGCTGCCGGATTCTCCTCTCCGCGCCAGCTGCATCGGGCGCGGGACAGGGTGCGAGATGCTTAGCTGACCAGTTTTTTACGGTCGAGTTTTCCCACGCCAACGGCCAGCAGCAGGCTGCCTGCCAGCGTCACGCCGAAGATCCAGAGAATATCCAGCACCGGCCAGGCGGTCAGTTCTATATCGTGCGTGCGCAGATAGTGAATGATTAGCGCATGAAATCCATAAATCCCCAGCGAATAACGTGAAATGAAGGTCAGGCCGGGAAGCGGCCGCCGGTTCAGGCAGTTCTTTGCCACAACCAGCAGGCTGATGGCGGCCATAAACACCAGCGGGCCGCAGTAAACGTAGAACGTCTCGGCAAAGTTCTGGTTGATACCTAGCTGCCGGTGAGTCCCCAGGGCAATCGAGATGACGCAAATCACAAACAGGCCGCCCGCCAGGCCACTTACGCCTTTTCTTTGGGTATCGAGCATGCCAATCGCCCGGCCTAAAATTCCATAAAGCACGTAATAGAAGGTGTCGCCGTTGATGTAGAGGTTAACGGGCAGCCAGCGCATGTTGCCGAACGTCTGCGGCACCGTGTTAGGGTTTGCCACCACGCCGAGCAGTACCATTAACCCAAGGATTGTCACGGCGCTGACCTTCTTCACCTGTATTAGCGGCGAAAGCAGGTAAATCACCACGATCGCGAAGAAGAACCACAGGTGATAGAACACCGGCTTAACCAGGATATAGCGCAGCGCGAGGCCGACGCTGATCGGGGTGAACAGCCAGATATAGAGCAGCGCAATGGCGCTATAGAACAGCAGGCAGCTGGCTATCCTCAGGAAGTGACGCTGCTGTGCGCTGCGTTCGCCAAAAAACAGATACCCGGAAATCATGAAAAAGAGCGGCACGCTGACGCGTGAAGCCGAGTTCAGAACGTTTGAGAAATCCCAGCTAAACGCGGTCACGGTATGTGGGTTCGTGATGTACCAGGTCGTGGTGTGGATCATAACCACCATCAGGCAGGCAATGCCCCGAAGGTTATCAATCCAGTTTATTTTTTGCTGCATTCGTTCCCCTGAAGCCGCTTGCGTAACCGTGCACGGATATTTCTGAGTTTGCTCCGCGCATCTTGCTATCCCCGCGGCGGCTTCGCAAAATGCCGAATTCACGAGGAGTAGATATAAGAAACCGAGTTTAACGTACTGGCAGAGAATGATGATGGCAGAAAGAAAAAATAGACTCCTCTTAACCGCTTTTTTAGCGCTAATGCTTAGCGCCTGCAGTGCGCCCCAGCAGGAAAGTCAGTCTGCGAAGGCGAGTCGCCCGATTGTTCACACCGCGGCGATGGAGCTGGCCTGTAAAAATCAGGCGGCATACCGCTATAACACTCAGCCGCAGCGCATCAATCTGTCAGAATTTAAACAGTACCAGGCAAGCTATGAAATGATGGGCAGCACCACCCGCAAAGAGGGTTTCACCTGCTCGTTTGACGAAAGTGGTCAATTTTCACACCTTTCCAGCCGCGAAAACCTCAACCAACGGGCAACAACCTGACGCCTTTTTCCCTCACGGCCGTTCCGTTGCCGTGTTGATACAACTCGACCGCGTTTGCGTATATACTGGCCGCTTCTCTTAAATCCACCGAACGCGTGCGAATTCAACATGCAAAAGTTTGATACCAAGACCTTTCAAGGCCTGATCCTGACTTTACAGGACTACTGGGCTCGCCAGGGCTGCACCATTGTTCAACCTTTGGACATGGAAGTGGGCGCAGGCACCTCTCACCCGATGACCTGTCTGCGTGCCTTAGGGCCGGAGCCAATGGCCACCGCTTATGTGCAGCCGTCCCGCCGTCCTACCGATGGCCGCTATGGCGAAAACCCGAACCGTTTACAGCACTACTATCAGTTCCAGGTGGTGATTAAGCCTTCTCCGGACAACATTCAGGAGCTGTACCTCGGGTCGCTGAAAGAGCTGGGTATGGATCCGGAGATCCATGACATTCGCTTCGTGGAAGATAACTGGGAAAACCCAACGCTTGGCGCATGGGGCCTGGGCTGGGAAGTCTGGCTCAACGGCATGGAAGTGACGCAGTTCACCTACTTCCAGCAGGTCGGTGGCCTGGAGTGTAAGCCGGTGACCGGCGAAATCACCTACGGTTTAGAGCGTCTTGCTATGTACATTCAGGGCGTAGACAGCGTTTACGACCTCGTGTGGAGCGACGGCCCGCTGGGTAAAACCACCTACGGCGACGTGTTCCACCAGAACGAAGTGGAGCAGTCCACCTATAACTTCGAATACGCTGACGTGGACTTCCTGTTCACCTGCTTTGAGCAGTACGAGAAAGAAGCCCAGCAGCTGCTGGCGCTGGAAACTCCGCTGCCGCTGCCGGCCTACGAACGTATTCTGAAAGCCGCTCACAGCTTTAACCTGCTGGATGCGCGCAAGGCCATTTCCGTGACCGAGCGCCAGCGCTACATTCTGCGCATTCGCACCCTGACCAAAGCCGTGGCCGAAGCCTACTACGCTTCTCGTGAAGCGCTTGGCTTCCCGATGTGCAATAAGAAAAACTAAGAGGCCGCCATGTCTGAAAAAACTTTTCTGGTGGAGATCGGCACTGAAGAGCTGCCACCAAAAGCCCTGCGCAGCCTGGCTGAGTCCTTCGCTGCCAACGTTACCGCCGAGCTGGATGCGGCGAATATCGCCCACGGCGAAGTAAAATGGTTTGCGGCTCCGCGTCGCCTGGCGCTGAAAATCGCAAATCTGGCGGCTTCTCAGCCGGATCGTGAAGTCGAAAAGCGTGGCCCTGCGGTGTCTGCGGCGTTTGATGCCGAAGGCAAACCAAGCAAAGCCGCCGAAGGCTGGGCTCGTGGCTGCGGAATTACCGTTGACCAGGCCGAGCGCCTGGCGACCGACAAAGGCGAATGGCTGATGTACCGCGCCCACGTGAAGGGCGAAAGCGTGCAGGCTCTGCTGCCGAACATG
This region of Cedecea lapagei genomic DNA includes:
- the xylB gene encoding xylulokinase → MYIGIDLGTSGVKAILLSEAGEVVATHSEPLTVSRPHSLWSEQDPESWWLATDRAVRALGAESSLKGVKAIGLAGQMHGATLLDSKQRALRPAILWNDGRSGEECALLESNVEASRAITGNLMMPGFTAPKLLWVERHEPEIFCQINKVVLPKDYLRLRMTGGFASDMSDSAGTMWLDVAKRDWSDTMLDACHLTRQHMPELFEGSEITGELKRDIAERWNMPAVPVVAGGGDNAAGAIGVGMVDAGQAMLSLGTSGVYFAVSDGFRSKPESAVHSFCHALPNRWHLMSVMLSAASCLDWAAKLTGLGSVPALLAAAEQANQEAGVVWFLPYLSGERTPHNNPQAKGTFFGLTHQHGPAELARAVLEGVGYALADGMDVVHECGITPDSVTLIGGGARSPYWRQMLADISGQVLDYRTGGDVGPALGAARLAQIALSPGQPLLALLPPLPLEQTHQPDFARHQRYAGRRQVFNQIYQHLLPLMS
- a CDS encoding isochorismatase family protein, giving the protein MSRTALINIDTQQSFFHRSYWRENDVPAFQQAMLMLIAGCQKKGIPVVDIFHVDEDDVFSLASGFVTPMPFLQHQPAVSFQKHVHNAFTDTGLDHWLRTRDINHLIICGIRTEQCCETTTRVASDLGYRVSFVSEAMLTFPMTWKGVTLDTATLRHRTETVLAGRFAEIQTVVECLESLE
- a CDS encoding GlxA family transcriptional regulator, which codes for MRTGVWFVVLPGVLSLDLSGPAETLVLARNAFELHYIGPDSEVETSIGLTFSGIQPLPQRLPAGSLLVLPGVCDSNRFFATPQAEEVRRWLTRLQPQIHSQQLNLMCVCSGALLAARAGLMHGIQCTTHHDVLERLKAAAPGAQVKDNRIFVEDQGIWTSAGITSGIDLSLHLINRYCGPRVALEVAREMVVWFRRSGDDPQLSPWLRYRNHIHPAVHRAQDLLSASPESPWPVPAIASRVHVSPRHLSRLFQQHLGISVRDYLEQLRLAVAEQRLQQGQRMEQAAIAAGFSSPRQLHRARDRVRDA
- a CDS encoding acyltransferase, giving the protein MQQKINWIDNLRGIACLMVVMIHTTTWYITNPHTVTAFSWDFSNVLNSASRVSVPLFFMISGYLFFGERSAQQRHFLRIASCLLFYSAIALLYIWLFTPISVGLALRYILVKPVFYHLWFFFAIVVIYLLSPLIQVKKVSAVTILGLMVLLGVVANPNTVPQTFGNMRWLPVNLYINGDTFYYVLYGILGRAIGMLDTQRKGVSGLAGGLFVICVISIALGTHRQLGINQNFAETFYVYCGPLVFMAAISLLVVAKNCLNRRPLPGLTFISRYSLGIYGFHALIIHYLRTHDIELTAWPVLDILWIFGVTLAGSLLLAVGVGKLDRKKLVS
- a CDS encoding YsaB family lipoprotein — protein: MMAERKNRLLLTAFLALMLSACSAPQQESQSAKASRPIVHTAAMELACKNQAAYRYNTQPQRINLSEFKQYQASYEMMGSTTRKEGFTCSFDESGQFSHLSSRENLNQRATT
- the glyQ gene encoding glycine--tRNA ligase subunit alpha, which encodes MQKFDTKTFQGLILTLQDYWARQGCTIVQPLDMEVGAGTSHPMTCLRALGPEPMATAYVQPSRRPTDGRYGENPNRLQHYYQFQVVIKPSPDNIQELYLGSLKELGMDPEIHDIRFVEDNWENPTLGAWGLGWEVWLNGMEVTQFTYFQQVGGLECKPVTGEITYGLERLAMYIQGVDSVYDLVWSDGPLGKTTYGDVFHQNEVEQSTYNFEYADVDFLFTCFEQYEKEAQQLLALETPLPLPAYERILKAAHSFNLLDARKAISVTERQRYILRIRTLTKAVAEAYYASREALGFPMCNKKN